Proteins encoded within one genomic window of Ranitomeya variabilis isolate aRanVar5 chromosome 4, aRanVar5.hap1, whole genome shotgun sequence:
- the NUDT8 gene encoding mitochondrial coenzyme A diphosphatase NUDT8 isoform X2, whose translation MFLRPAFLSRGLCTKDYQQLPNEVLTAETEQRCRQILGKNALPQKVSAGVLVTLCTSRGAPAFLYTLRSSKLKGRHKGDVSFPGGKFDSSDEDAIGTALREAQEELGITLSRNTVWGAMKPITDWTGMVIVPVLANIGCLEDLSANPNPEEVESLLTLPLSLACTSSSRGYTCFRQRGRYAYTLPVFQLPGHKVWGLTAMMTDSALSLLFPGSYRSVLSGSRIR comes from the exons ATGTTTCTGCGTCCAGCCTTCTTGAGCCGTGGTCTCTGCACAAAGGATTACCAGCAACTTCCCAATGAAGTCCTGACTGCGGAAACAGAGCAGAGGTGCCGACAGATACTGGGCAAGAACGCTCTGCCTCAGAAGGTGTCAGCAGGGGTCCTGGTGACGTTATGCACTTCTCGAGGTGCTCCTGCCTTTCTGTACACCCTGAGATCATCTAAGCTTAAAGGGAGACATAAGGGAGATGTAAG CTTTCCAGGTGGCAAGTTCGATTCATCAGATGAAGATGCGATCGGCACAGCACTAAGGGAAGCACAGGAGGAACTCGGAATAACACTGTCTCGCAACACAGTCTGGGGAGCAATGAAGCCCATCACAGACTGG ACAGGCATGGTCATAGTTCCAGTCTTAGCTAATATAGGATGTCTGGAAGACCTGTCGGCAAATCCCAATCCAGAAGAG GTGGAATCGCTCCTCACACTTCCACTATCACTTGCCTGTACAAGCTCCAGTCGTGGTTACACGTGTTTCCGTCAGCGTGGGCGCTATGCTTATACGCTACCAGTCTTCCAGCTCCCAGGACACAAAGTATGGGGGCTTACAGCAATGATGACAGACTCTGCTCTTTCCCTGCTGTTCCCAGGCTCATATCGTAGCGTCCTCAGTGGCTCTCGAATTCGTTGa
- the NUDT8 gene encoding mitochondrial coenzyme A diphosphatase NUDT8 isoform X1 — translation MSARCLPDKWRLVSASSKPMFLRPAFLSRGLCTKDYQQLPNEVLTAETEQRCRQILGKNALPQKVSAGVLVTLCTSRGAPAFLYTLRSSKLKGRHKGDVSFPGGKFDSSDEDAIGTALREAQEELGITLSRNTVWGAMKPITDWTGMVIVPVLANIGCLEDLSANPNPEEVESLLTLPLSLACTSSSRGYTCFRQRGRYAYTLPVFQLPGHKVWGLTAMMTDSALSLLFPGSYRSVLSGSRIR, via the exons AAACCAATGTTTCTGCGTCCAGCCTTCTTGAGCCGTGGTCTCTGCACAAAGGATTACCAGCAACTTCCCAATGAAGTCCTGACTGCGGAAACAGAGCAGAGGTGCCGACAGATACTGGGCAAGAACGCTCTGCCTCAGAAGGTGTCAGCAGGGGTCCTGGTGACGTTATGCACTTCTCGAGGTGCTCCTGCCTTTCTGTACACCCTGAGATCATCTAAGCTTAAAGGGAGACATAAGGGAGATGTAAG CTTTCCAGGTGGCAAGTTCGATTCATCAGATGAAGATGCGATCGGCACAGCACTAAGGGAAGCACAGGAGGAACTCGGAATAACACTGTCTCGCAACACAGTCTGGGGAGCAATGAAGCCCATCACAGACTGG ACAGGCATGGTCATAGTTCCAGTCTTAGCTAATATAGGATGTCTGGAAGACCTGTCGGCAAATCCCAATCCAGAAGAG GTGGAATCGCTCCTCACACTTCCACTATCACTTGCCTGTACAAGCTCCAGTCGTGGTTACACGTGTTTCCGTCAGCGTGGGCGCTATGCTTATACGCTACCAGTCTTCCAGCTCCCAGGACACAAAGTATGGGGGCTTACAGCAATGATGACAGACTCTGCTCTTTCCCTGCTGTTCCCAGGCTCATATCGTAGCGTCCTCAGTGGCTCTCGAATTCGTTGa